The Oryzias latipes chromosome 16, ASM223467v1 genome includes a region encoding these proteins:
- the zadh2 gene encoding prostaglandin reductase 3 — translation MCSPLCARSSGRAVSAVCWGRRGADALSGVRSVPRRLIIDTSYSAHFMDFKGSSIPSSMKKLVVNKLSPNFREAVRARAVAVPTPADTELLVRNRFVGINASDINYTAGRYDPSVKPPFDAGFEGLGEVVGLGLSASSAFTVGDTVAYFGSGAFAEYTLVPAKESVPVPSVRPEFLTLLVSGATAYIALKRLGDLAKGETVLVTAAAGGTGQFAVQFAKQAGCHVIGTCSSDEKAGFLKSIGCDRPINYVTEDLAKTLKREYPKGIDVVYESVGGSVLELAVNCLANKGRLIIIGFISGYQTPSGIPPFGGGTLPVKLLQKSASIRGFFLPHFLGDYKDALSSMMQMFAKGKLVCEVDCGDLTTEGRFVGLESVFRAVDYMYAGKNLGKVVVELTPPNNNSKL, via the exons ATGTGCAGCCCGCTGTGCGCGCGGAGCAGCGGCAGAGCCGTGTCCGCGGTCTGCTGGGGGCGCAGAGGCGCAGACGCACTTTCAGGAGTTCGCTCGGTTCCGAGGCGCCTCATCATCGACACGTCCTACTCCGCGCACTTCATGGATTTCAAAGGATCCTCCATACCGAGCAGCATGAAAAAGCTGGTCGTAAACAAGCTGAGTCCCAATTTCCGGGAGGCCGTTCGTGCGCGCGCCGTCGCCGTCCCGACCCCCGCAGACACCGAGCTGCTCGTCAGGAATCG ctTCGTTGGAATCAATGCCTCTGATATAAATTACACGGCTGGCCGCTATGACCCGTCAGTGAAGCCTCCATTCGATGCCGGGTTTGAAGGTCTTGGAGAAGTGGTCGGCCTCGGCCTCAGTGCCAGCTCTGCCTTCACTGTAGGGGACACTGTTGCCTACTTCGGAAGTGGCGCGTTTGCCGAGTACACATTGGTTCCGGCCAAAGAAAGTGTGCCCGTCCCCTCGGTGAGGCCGGAGTTCCTCACCCTCCTGGTTAGTGGTGCCACAGCTTACATCGCCTTGAAGCGCTTGGGCGACCTCGCCAAAGGCGAGACGGTCCTGGTCACTGCGGCTGCAGGAGGGACGGGACAGTTCGCTGTCCAGTTTGCCAAGCAGGCCGGCTGCCATGTCATCGGGACCTGCTCGTCGGATGAGAAGGCGGGCTTCCTGAAATCAATCGGCTGTGACAGACCAATCAACTACGTCACCGAAGATCTGGCCAAGACACTGAAGAGAGAGTACCCAAAGGGTATAGACGTAGTCTACGAGTCCGTGGGAGGCAGCGTTTTGGAGCTTGCAGTCAACTGTCTGGCCAATAAGGGCCGGCTGATCATCATAGGCTTCATCTCGGGGTACCAGACTCCATCGGGGATCCCACCTTTCGGAGGAGGAACGCTGCCGGTCAAGCTGCTCCAGAAGTCAGCCAGCATTCGGGGCTTCTTCCTCCCCCACTTTCTCGGCGACTACAAGGATGCTCTGAGCAGCATGATGCAGATGTTTGCCAAGGGAAAGCTGGTGTGCGAGGTGGACTGTGGGGATTTGACAACGGAGGGGAGATTTGTAGGCCTGGAGTCCGTTTTTCGGGCTGTGGATTACATGTATGCGGGGAAAAACCTGGGAAAGGTGGTGGTGGAGCTAACACCACCCAATAATAATAGTAAGCTGTGA